One window of uncultured Erythrobacter sp. genomic DNA carries:
- a CDS encoding GNAT family N-acetyltransferase — protein MRRGWLRHRTVRRLYFAAGLTCVALGGIGAVLPLLPTVPFLLLAVFCFARSNPEWERRILEHPKWGPQVRDWQERRIISRNAKLAALTTMAIGVGITWFTIGHPWVWISVAVIVIAGGWIATRSEGLTAPDTPLTIRPAREADLAEASELCLRSKAHWGYDAAFIAACREELTLTPADLAGGHVELAYDGETMVGVMHLILEGDQAHLEKLFIEPHAIGGGIGGALFAHTRELASQSGARIMHVTADPQATGFYKRMGFEQVGEEPSGSIPGRVLPVMTLDLRCAG, from the coding sequence ATGCGGCGCGGCTGGCTGCGGCATAGGACGGTGCGGCGGCTGTATTTCGCCGCTGGCTTAACCTGTGTCGCACTCGGCGGCATTGGCGCTGTTCTCCCGCTTTTGCCGACAGTCCCATTTCTGCTGCTGGCAGTGTTCTGCTTTGCGCGAAGCAATCCCGAATGGGAGCGCAGGATATTGGAGCACCCCAAATGGGGCCCTCAAGTCAGAGACTGGCAGGAGCGCCGGATCATTTCGCGCAATGCCAAACTGGCGGCGCTCACAACTATGGCGATTGGCGTTGGCATCACTTGGTTCACGATTGGCCATCCCTGGGTCTGGATATCGGTGGCCGTGATCGTGATCGCCGGTGGATGGATTGCGACCCGAAGTGAGGGTCTGACAGCCCCCGACACGCCGCTAACGATCAGACCCGCGCGCGAAGCCGACCTTGCCGAGGCCAGCGAGCTTTGCCTGCGGTCCAAGGCGCATTGGGGCTATGACGCAGCCTTCATCGCCGCCTGCCGCGAAGAGTTGACACTGACACCTGCTGACCTTGCCGGTGGGCATGTGGAGCTTGCCTATGATGGCGAAACCATGGTGGGCGTGATGCATCTGATACTCGAGGGCGATCAGGCGCATCTTGAAAAGCTGTTTATCGAGCCGCACGCGATTGGCGGCGGGATCGGGGGCGCTTTGTTTGCCCATACGCGTGAGCTGGCCTCGCAATCAGGCGCGCGGATCATGCATGTGACCGCCGATCCGCAAGCGACCGGCTTTTACAAGCGGATGGGTTTCGAGCAAGTCGGCGAGGAGCCGTCCGGTTCGATCCCGGGGCGCGTGTTGCCGGTCATGACTCTGGATTTGCGATGTGCGGGCTGA
- a CDS encoding sterol desaturase family protein, protein MSWVEAIAVTLAALVGMELFAWWAHKHIMHGWGWAWHRDHHEPHDNVLEKNDLFGVVFAAFDIALYLIGALYWEPLWWIALGINLYGVLYALVHDGLVHQRFFRFVPKGGYAKRLVQAHKLHHATIGKEGGVSFGFVFARDPAKLKAELQAQVKDGLAKVRESAGG, encoded by the coding sequence ATGAGCTGGGTTGAAGCCATCGCAGTCACACTCGCCGCGCTGGTTGGCATGGAGCTGTTCGCCTGGTGGGCGCATAAGCACATCATGCATGGCTGGGGCTGGGCGTGGCACCGCGACCATCACGAACCGCATGACAACGTGCTGGAGAAGAACGACCTGTTCGGCGTCGTCTTCGCCGCGTTCGACATCGCGCTCTACCTGATCGGCGCGCTCTATTGGGAGCCGCTGTGGTGGATCGCGCTGGGCATCAACCTCTACGGCGTGCTCTACGCGCTGGTCCATGACGGGCTCGTTCATCAGCGCTTCTTCCGCTTCGTGCCCAAGGGCGGCTATGCCAAGCGGCTCGTTCAGGCGCACAAGCTCCACCATGCAACCATCGGCAAGGAGGGCGGTGTCAGCTTCGGCTTTGTCTTCGCGCGCGATCCGGCTAAGCTCAAGGCAGAATTGCAGGCGCAGGTGAAGGACGGGCTGGCCAAGGTCCGCGAGAGCGCCGGCGGATAG
- a CDS encoding fatty acid desaturase: MTQARFDLPTMATRRAVGLVLAALIAGSWLALHAYAMFVFELSWASLPQALVMAAVQCWLSVGVFIVCHDAMHGSLAPGWQRLNAGLASVLLFLYAGFRWRVLRDAHFVHHKLAGHAGDPDFDEDNPASFARWYATFFKRYFGWQSLLFVHAVVGVYWLVIGIPMVQIVLLYGAPALLSSLQLFYFGTYRPHYHRSGEAFADSHNARTDGFGRLASLITCFHFGYHLEHHRRPDVPWWALPSARAAGIGEVANQDEALA, from the coding sequence ATGACGCAGGCCCGCTTTGACCTTCCCACCATGGCCACCCGGCGCGCAGTCGGACTGGTGCTGGCGGCGTTGATCGCGGGAAGCTGGCTGGCACTCCACGCCTATGCGATGTTCGTGTTCGAGCTGAGCTGGGCGAGCCTGCCTCAAGCGCTGGTGATGGCGGCGGTGCAATGCTGGCTGTCGGTCGGTGTGTTCATCGTCTGTCACGACGCGATGCATGGCAGTCTCGCGCCCGGCTGGCAGCGGCTCAATGCGGGGCTCGCGAGCGTGCTGTTGTTTCTCTACGCGGGCTTTCGCTGGCGGGTCCTGAGAGACGCGCATTTCGTCCATCACAAGCTGGCCGGGCATGCCGGCGATCCCGATTTCGACGAGGACAATCCGGCCAGCTTCGCGCGCTGGTATGCGACCTTCTTCAAACGCTATTTCGGGTGGCAGTCGCTGCTGTTCGTTCACGCAGTTGTCGGCGTCTACTGGCTCGTGATCGGCATTCCGATGGTGCAGATCGTGCTGCTCTATGGAGCGCCTGCGCTCCTGTCCTCGCTCCAGCTGTTCTACTTCGGCACCTACCGCCCGCATTACCATCGCTCGGGCGAGGCATTCGCCGACAGCCACAATGCGCGCACCGACGGGTTCGGGCGGTTGGCGAGCCTTATCACCTGCTTCCACTTCGGTTATCATCTGGAGCATCACCGCCGTCCCGACGTGCCGTGGTGGGCGCTGCCATCGGCGCGTGCGGCTGGTATTGGCGAGGTCGCAAATCAAGATGAGGCGCTCGCATGA
- a CDS encoding thioesterase family protein produces the protein MSATPFNFAIKVLPEDIDFMGHVNNARYLGWVQDAVLAHWNRLAPAEEVASKAWVALKHEITYRKPAFLEDDVIAQTVLERFNGARAFYRTVISRGEDVLAEVQSSWCCIDAETLRPARIGEHLREFFFPGEE, from the coding sequence ATGTCAGCAACACCCTTCAATTTTGCGATCAAAGTGCTCCCCGAAGACATCGACTTTATGGGGCACGTCAACAATGCGCGCTATCTCGGATGGGTGCAGGACGCGGTGCTGGCGCATTGGAACCGGCTGGCCCCGGCAGAGGAAGTGGCGAGCAAGGCGTGGGTCGCGCTTAAGCACGAGATCACCTATCGCAAGCCTGCATTCCTTGAGGATGACGTGATCGCGCAGACCGTGCTCGAACGCTTCAACGGCGCGCGCGCCTTCTACCGCACTGTCATCAGCCGCGGAGAGGACGTGCTGGCCGAAGTCCAGTCGAGCTGGTGCTGCATCGACGCCGAAACTCTGCGCCCCGCGCGGATTGGCGAGCATCTGCGCGAGTTCTTCTTCCCCGGCGAAGAGTGA
- the leuC gene encoding 3-isopropylmalate dehydratase large subunit, whose protein sequence is MASTPRTLYAKIWDDHVVETRDDGTALIYIDRHLVHEVTSPQAFEALRIAGRTVRRPELTLAVPDHNLPTTPRIGPDGKRLPIADPQSAAQLAALEKNAPEFGIRYIDATSAEQGIVHVVGPEQGFSLPGTTIVCGDSHTACHGGLGALAFGIGTSEVEHVLATQTLLLQRSKAMEVRVDGELGPGITAKDVILHIIGVIGAAGGTGHVIEYRGSVFENLSIEERLTVSNMSIEAGARAGLIAPDETTFAYLKGRPLAPKGADWDAALAYWKRLHTDVGAEFDKSVVIDAADIAPTVTWGTSPEDVVAIGGQVPSPDSFADESKRAAAAKSLDYMGLTPGTAMQDVAIENVFIGSCTNSRIEDLRAAAKVLDGRRKAENVRWAIVVPGSGLVKRQAEEEGLDRIFTDAGFEWREPGCSACLGMNPDKVPAGERCASTSNRNFVGRQGPGARTHLLSPAMAAAAAVKGKLTDVRELV, encoded by the coding sequence ATGGCGAGTACCCCCCGCACTCTTTACGCCAAGATATGGGACGATCATGTTGTCGAAACCCGCGATGACGGGACCGCGCTGATCTATATCGACCGGCATCTGGTGCATGAAGTCACCAGCCCGCAGGCCTTTGAGGCGCTTCGGATCGCTGGACGTACGGTGCGCCGCCCTGAGCTGACGCTGGCGGTGCCCGACCATAATCTGCCCACGACCCCGCGTATCGGCCCCGATGGAAAGCGCCTTCCCATCGCCGATCCGCAAAGCGCCGCGCAACTTGCCGCGCTGGAGAAGAACGCGCCCGAATTCGGCATCCGCTACATCGACGCGACCTCAGCGGAGCAAGGCATCGTCCATGTTGTCGGGCCCGAACAGGGCTTCTCGCTGCCCGGCACGACCATCGTTTGCGGAGACTCGCACACTGCCTGTCACGGCGGTCTGGGAGCGCTGGCATTCGGGATCGGGACGAGCGAAGTCGAACATGTGCTCGCCACGCAAACCCTGCTGCTCCAACGCTCCAAAGCGATGGAGGTGCGGGTCGATGGCGAGCTTGGCCCGGGCATCACCGCGAAGGACGTGATCCTCCATATCATCGGTGTGATCGGCGCGGCTGGCGGCACCGGCCACGTGATCGAATATCGCGGCTCTGTGTTCGAGAATTTGAGCATCGAGGAACGCCTGACAGTCAGCAATATGAGCATCGAAGCGGGCGCTCGCGCTGGCCTGATCGCGCCGGACGAGACAACATTCGCCTATCTCAAAGGTCGCCCCTTGGCGCCCAAGGGTGCGGATTGGGATGCGGCGCTTGCTTATTGGAAGCGCCTGCACACCGATGTAGGCGCCGAGTTCGACAAGTCGGTTGTGATCGACGCGGCTGACATCGCCCCCACCGTTACTTGGGGCACCAGCCCCGAAGACGTCGTGGCGATCGGCGGCCAAGTGCCCTCGCCCGACAGCTTTGCCGATGAAAGCAAGCGGGCCGCAGCGGCCAAGAGCCTCGACTATATGGGCCTCACCCCCGGCACCGCGATGCAGGATGTGGCAATCGAGAACGTCTTTATCGGCAGCTGCACCAACAGCCGGATCGAGGATTTGCGCGCCGCTGCCAAAGTGCTCGACGGACGGCGCAAGGCGGAAAATGTGCGCTGGGCCATCGTAGTCCCCGGCTCAGGTCTGGTGAAACGTCAGGCCGAGGAAGAAGGCCTCGACCGCATCTTCACCGATGCCGGTTTCGAATGGCGCGAGCCGGGCTGCTCAGCCTGTCTCGGCATGAACCCCGACAAAGTGCCCGCAGGCGAACGCTGCGCCTCGACCAGCAACCGCAATTTCGTCGGCAGGCAAGGCCCCGGCGCGCGCACCCACCTGCTCTCCCCCGCTATGGCCGCAGCTGCTGCGGTTAAGGGCAAGCTCACAGATGTGCGCGAACTCGTTTGA
- a CDS encoding isopropylmalate isomerase → MTKKSKAAIAAGAIGSAAIAAALLYANKRKKQNEPTQPGPIPSNEPPETD, encoded by the coding sequence ATGACCAAGAAATCCAAAGCTGCCATCGCCGCCGGAGCCATCGGATCTGCCGCAATCGCGGCCGCTCTGCTCTACGCCAACAAGCGCAAGAAGCAGAACGAGCCGACCCAGCCCGGCCCGATTCCTTCGAATGAGCCGCCGGAAACCGACTAA
- the leuD gene encoding 3-isopropylmalate dehydratase small subunit, with protein sequence MDAISSVSGRAIPFGAKNVDTDIIIPAKWLKTITREGLGEGAFETIRAAPGNVFDDPANAGAPILIAGDNFGCGSSREHAAWAMLDLGIRAVIAPSYSDIFSGNAVKNGILPIVLPQEAVDRLMEVARGGDEITIDLDTQTVTTPFQDRYTFDIDPFRKHCLINGLDEVALTLERQDAIGNYESRRAGAQGWLATGTNI encoded by the coding sequence ATGGATGCGATCTCGTCCGTGTCAGGCCGCGCCATCCCCTTTGGCGCGAAGAATGTCGACACTGACATCATCATCCCGGCAAAATGGCTCAAAACCATCACTCGCGAAGGCTTGGGCGAAGGCGCGTTCGAGACGATCCGTGCGGCGCCCGGCAATGTCTTTGACGATCCTGCCAATGCAGGCGCGCCGATCCTGATCGCGGGCGACAATTTCGGTTGCGGTTCCAGCCGCGAGCATGCCGCTTGGGCGATGCTTGATCTGGGCATCCGCGCGGTCATTGCGCCAAGCTATTCGGACATCTTCTCGGGCAATGCGGTGAAGAACGGCATCCTGCCTATCGTCCTGCCACAAGAGGCAGTCGACCGGCTGATGGAGGTCGCAAGGGGCGGAGACGAGATCACCATTGATCTTGACACCCAGACCGTCACCACTCCGTTTCAGGACCGATACACCTTCGACATCGACCCGTTCCGCAAGCACTGCCTGATAAACGGCCTCGACGAAGTGGCGCTGACGCTCGAGCGGCAGGACGCCATCGGAAATTACGAAAGCCGCCGCGCGGGTGCGCAAGGCTGGCTCGCCACCGGCACCAATATTTAA
- a CDS encoding NADPH:quinone oxidoreductase family protein — MKAIQTHEVGGPETLTLDEIEVPTPGKGEVLVAVKACAINYPDTLMIRDLYQFKPERPYSPGGELAGVVEAVGEGVENFKVGDRVMAGIGNGGLREKAIVPAGRMFPIPDGVPFEKAASLLMTYGTTIHGLKDRGHIKEGDVVLVLGAAGGVGLSAVELAKAYGARVIAAVSSEAKGEVARKAGADEVVIYPRDEMDKAASKELATAFKEACGPTGANIVYDIVGGQYSEPALRSIAWEGRFLVVGFPAGIAKMPLNLTLLKSCDICGVFWGAFTAREPAKFMAQVRELFALMQEGKIDPLVSETFPLERAGEAIAKLENREAVGKLVVTMD, encoded by the coding sequence ATGAAAGCCATCCAGACCCACGAAGTGGGCGGCCCAGAAACGCTCACACTCGACGAAATCGAAGTGCCGACCCCTGGCAAAGGCGAAGTGCTGGTCGCGGTTAAGGCCTGCGCGATCAACTATCCCGACACGCTGATGATCCGCGATCTCTACCAGTTCAAGCCCGAACGCCCCTACTCACCCGGCGGCGAGCTGGCTGGTGTGGTAGAGGCGGTTGGCGAAGGCGTCGAAAACTTTAAAGTGGGCGACCGCGTGATGGCGGGTATCGGCAATGGTGGCCTGCGCGAAAAGGCGATTGTGCCAGCGGGTCGCATGTTCCCGATCCCCGACGGCGTGCCGTTCGAAAAAGCGGCATCGTTGCTGATGACGTACGGCACAACAATCCATGGCCTCAAGGATCGCGGCCATATCAAGGAAGGCGATGTCGTGCTGGTGCTGGGCGCAGCTGGCGGCGTAGGCCTCTCGGCTGTCGAACTCGCCAAAGCCTATGGCGCGCGCGTGATCGCCGCTGTCTCAAGCGAGGCCAAAGGCGAAGTCGCACGCAAGGCCGGTGCGGACGAGGTGGTGATCTATCCGCGCGATGAGATGGACAAAGCCGCATCCAAGGAACTCGCAACCGCCTTCAAGGAAGCTTGCGGACCGACTGGCGCGAACATCGTCTATGACATTGTCGGCGGCCAGTATTCCGAGCCTGCATTGCGCTCGATTGCGTGGGAGGGCCGCTTCCTCGTGGTTGGCTTCCCCGCCGGGATTGCCAAGATGCCGCTCAACCTCACCTTACTCAAATCCTGCGACATATGCGGCGTGTTCTGGGGCGCCTTCACCGCACGCGAACCGGCCAAATTCATGGCGCAGGTGCGAGAGCTCTTCGCGCTGATGCAGGAAGGTAAGATTGACCCTCTGGTATCAGAAACCTTCCCGCTTGAGCGCGCCGGTGAAGCAATTGCCAAACTGGAAAACCGCGAGGCTGTTGGCAAACTTGTCGTGACAATGGACTGA
- a CDS encoding DUF1476 domain-containing protein, whose product MTDFDDRRRGEEAKYAMDEETAFRVAARRNRLLGEWAAGVMGLTDEETDAYKKAVVQADFEEAGDEDVIRKLLGDLTAADTDVSESDIRTKLEEMTVEAKRQLMSDS is encoded by the coding sequence ATGACCGATTTCGACGATCGCCGCCGCGGCGAAGAAGCCAAATATGCGATGGATGAAGAAACAGCCTTCCGTGTTGCTGCGCGCCGCAACCGGCTGCTGGGCGAATGGGCGGCGGGTGTCATGGGCCTCACCGATGAGGAAACCGACGCCTACAAGAAAGCGGTCGTGCAGGCCGATTTCGAGGAAGCCGGCGATGAAGATGTGATCCGCAAATTGCTCGGCGATCTGACCGCAGCGGATACCGATGTCAGCGAATCCGACATCCGCACCAAGCTCGAAGAGATGACGGTCGAGGCCAAACGCCAACTTATGAGCGATAGCTAA
- a CDS encoding BolA/IbaG family iron-sulfur metabolism protein: MPMAGPDIEAAILAALPDAVVELRDLAGDDDHWAVTVTSAAFAGKNRVQQHKLVYAAIGEKMGGELHALQVTTRLPT; this comes from the coding sequence ATGCCGATGGCTGGACCCGATATCGAAGCGGCGATCCTAGCCGCACTGCCCGATGCAGTGGTGGAACTGCGCGATCTGGCAGGTGACGACGATCACTGGGCCGTCACGGTTACTTCTGCTGCATTCGCAGGCAAGAACCGCGTCCAGCAGCATAAACTCGTTTATGCTGCGATTGGCGAGAAGATGGGCGGAGAACTCCACGCCTTGCAAGTCACCACGCGGCTTCCCACCTAA
- the grxD gene encoding Grx4 family monothiol glutaredoxin, whose amino-acid sequence MADTDTRISTLVGENDVVLFMKGTPLFPQCGFSSRAVAILDHCGVQYESVDVLQDMEIRQGIKTYSDWPTIPQLYVKGEFIGGSDILMEMFEAGELQQMMDEKNVAKLES is encoded by the coding sequence ATGGCTGATACCGATACCCGCATTTCCACTCTCGTTGGCGAGAATGACGTTGTCCTGTTCATGAAGGGCACCCCGCTCTTCCCGCAATGCGGCTTTTCGAGCCGCGCGGTGGCGATCCTCGATCATTGCGGTGTGCAATATGAAAGCGTCGATGTGCTGCAGGACATGGAAATCCGGCAGGGGATCAAGACCTATTCCGACTGGCCGACTATCCCCCAGCTCTATGTAAAGGGCGAATTCATCGGCGGCAGCGACATCTTGATGGAGATGTTCGAAGCGGGCGAGCTCCAGCAGATGATGGACGAAAAGAACGTAGCGAAGCTGGAAAGCTAA